The Panacibacter microcysteis genome includes a window with the following:
- a CDS encoding L-ribulose-5-phosphate 4-epimerase → MKYEHIQQEAYEANMQLPKLGLVLFTFGNVSAADKNLGVFAIKPSGVPYADLSPDKMVIVDFDGNIAEGSLRPSSDTKTHAVLYKHWNGIGGIVHTHSTYATAWAQAQRDIPIFGTTHADHNTTDIPCAPPMNDEMIKGNYEYETGFQIINCFNERRLDYKETEMMLVGNHAPFTWGKNAAKAVYNSAVLEQIAQMALFTEQINNNAPRLKDALIKKHFERKHGPDSYYGQ, encoded by the coding sequence ATGAAGTACGAACACATACAACAGGAAGCATACGAAGCAAACATGCAGTTACCAAAACTCGGGCTGGTACTTTTTACCTTTGGTAATGTAAGTGCTGCAGACAAAAACTTAGGCGTGTTTGCTATAAAACCAAGCGGCGTACCGTACGCAGATCTTTCACCGGATAAAATGGTGATCGTCGATTTCGACGGCAATATTGCAGAAGGTTCTTTACGGCCTTCCTCCGATACAAAAACACACGCAGTTTTATATAAACACTGGAATGGTATCGGCGGTATTGTGCATACGCATTCCACTTATGCCACCGCATGGGCGCAGGCACAAAGAGATATTCCTATATTCGGTACAACACATGCAGATCATAACACGACCGATATTCCCTGCGCACCACCAATGAATGATGAAATGATCAAAGGAAATTATGAATATGAAACCGGTTTCCAGATCATTAATTGTTTCAATGAGCGTAGGCTTGATTATAAAGAAACCGAAATGATGCTGGTAGGCAATCACGCCCCTTTTACCTGGGGTAAGAATGCCGCAAAAGCAGTGTATAACAGTGCAGTGCTGGAGCAGATAGCTCAAATGGCCTTGTTCACAGAACAGATCAATAACAACGCACCACGGCTGAAAGATGCATTGATCAAAAAACATTTTGAACGCAAGCACGGGCCAGACAGTTATTACGGGCAATAA
- a CDS encoding glycoside hydrolase family 127 protein → MKRIIFSFSLLSAVLVATGQHKDYPIQAVPFTSVKLTDNFWMPRIKMNHTVTIPASFERCESTGRVKNFVMAANKSGKFCTVYPFDDTDIYKTIEGASYSLSLFPDAKLDKYLDSLITIVGKAQEPDGYLYTARTIDPVNVGPWLGKERWEKERELSHELYNAGHLYEAAAAHYIATGKKNLLDIALKNADLVCSVFGPGKRHVAPGHEIVEMGLVKLYRITGKPEYLATAKDFVEYRGHYNGYDSTSKDQWKNGKYWQDDVPVAQQREAVGHAVRAGYLYSGVADIAALTGDKALLTAIDSIWANVVSKKMYVQGGTGAIGDGERYGENYELPNETAYNETCAAISNIFWNERMFQLHGDAKYIDVLEKILYNGFISGIGLDGKSFFYTNAMQIKNTFDHRDMESARSGWFVCSCCPTNDLRLLPSIPGYVYAQKDDQLYVNLFINGNATMKIMGKDVAVEQQNNYPWSGDLKFIVNPKKPAAFAMLVRIPGWAKGVAIPSDLYAFKNNMRTQVQVPITINGQPVEYEMQNGYAVIKRTWKKDDVVEVKLPMDVERVVANNKVKDDINKVALQRGPIIYCAEWADNNGKATNIIIPDAAAFTASFKADMLNGIEILQAQVPVVEVKNNQTIQTEQKTLTAIPYYAWANRGKGEMMIWFPEKVTAVDLLAGEPHIPEPDK, encoded by the coding sequence ATGAAGCGGATTATTTTTTCTTTCTCCTTGCTAAGCGCAGTCCTGGTTGCCACAGGTCAGCACAAAGATTATCCCATACAGGCAGTGCCTTTTACCAGTGTAAAGCTTACAGATAATTTTTGGATGCCACGCATCAAAATGAACCACACCGTTACCATTCCGGCTTCGTTTGAACGTTGTGAAAGCACTGGTCGTGTAAAGAATTTTGTAATGGCAGCCAACAAAAGCGGTAAGTTTTGTACAGTGTATCCTTTCGACGATACAGATATTTACAAAACCATTGAAGGCGCATCTTACTCACTCAGTTTATTTCCCGATGCCAAATTGGATAAATACCTCGATTCACTCATTACAATCGTAGGTAAAGCACAGGAGCCGGATGGCTACCTGTATACCGCAAGAACCATAGACCCGGTAAATGTCGGGCCGTGGCTGGGTAAGGAAAGATGGGAGAAAGAAAGAGAGCTAAGTCACGAATTATACAACGCTGGCCATTTGTACGAAGCTGCAGCCGCGCACTATATTGCTACCGGCAAAAAAAACCTGCTTGATATTGCATTGAAAAATGCAGACCTCGTTTGTAGCGTTTTTGGTCCCGGCAAAAGGCATGTGGCACCCGGCCATGAGATTGTAGAAATGGGCCTGGTAAAGTTGTACCGCATAACGGGAAAGCCCGAATACCTTGCCACAGCAAAAGATTTTGTAGAATACCGTGGCCACTACAACGGTTACGATTCTACCAGCAAAGATCAATGGAAGAATGGCAAATACTGGCAGGATGATGTACCGGTTGCACAACAGCGGGAAGCTGTTGGCCACGCAGTACGGGCCGGCTACCTGTATTCAGGTGTGGCTGATATTGCTGCCCTTACGGGTGATAAAGCGTTGCTTACAGCAATAGACAGTATCTGGGCAAATGTGGTAAGCAAAAAAATGTACGTGCAGGGCGGCACCGGTGCCATAGGCGATGGTGAGCGTTACGGAGAAAACTATGAATTACCCAACGAAACAGCTTACAACGAAACATGTGCCGCCATATCAAACATTTTCTGGAATGAGCGTATGTTCCAGTTGCATGGCGATGCAAAATATATTGACGTACTGGAGAAGATATTGTACAACGGTTTTATTTCGGGTATTGGCCTCGATGGCAAATCGTTTTTTTATACGAATGCCATGCAGATCAAAAATACATTCGATCACCGGGATATGGAATCAGCCCGTTCCGGCTGGTTTGTGTGCTCCTGCTGCCCTACCAACGACTTAAGGTTACTGCCATCTATACCTGGTTATGTATATGCACAGAAAGATGATCAGTTGTATGTAAACCTCTTTATTAACGGCAATGCAACGATGAAAATAATGGGTAAAGATGTTGCTGTGGAACAGCAGAACAACTACCCCTGGAGCGGAGATCTGAAATTCATTGTAAATCCTAAAAAACCTGCTGCATTTGCTATGCTGGTACGTATACCAGGCTGGGCAAAAGGTGTGGCTATACCTTCTGACCTCTACGCTTTTAAAAACAACATGCGTACACAGGTGCAGGTACCCATTACAATAAACGGGCAGCCGGTAGAATACGAAATGCAAAACGGGTATGCGGTCATCAAAAGAACATGGAAAAAAGACGATGTGGTAGAAGTAAAACTGCCAATGGATGTAGAACGTGTAGTGGCAAACAATAAAGTAAAAGATGACATTAATAAAGTTGCTTTGCAGCGTGGCCCTATTATTTATTGTGCGGAGTGGGCAGACAATAATGGGAAGGCAACAAATATCATTATACCCGATGCGGCAGCTTTTACCGCATCATTTAAAGCGGATATGTTGAATGGCATTGAAATATTGCAGGCACAGGTGCCGGTTGTAGAAGTGAAAAACAATCAAACCATTCAAACCGAACAAAAAACATTAACGGCTATTCCTTATTATGCATGGGCAAACAGGGGTAAAGGCGAAATGATGATCTGGTTTCCGGAAAAAGTTACGGCCGTAGACCTGTTGGCAGGTGAGCCCCATATACCAGAACCCGACAAATAA
- a CDS encoding ribulokinase codes for MSSSYVIGVDYGSDSVRSIIVDASNGTEIASAVFYYPRWKKGLYCNPAENQFRQHPLDYIEGLETTIKDCLAKAGKNIAANVTAISVDTTGSTPVAVDKTGTPLALTPGFEENPHAMFVLWKDHTATGEAAEINAHATRYPINYLQYVGGIYSSEWFWAKLLRILRTDENVRAACCSWVEHCDWIPFLLTGGTDIKQMKRGVCSAGHKALWAAEFNGLPPATFFKELDPLLDGFTEKLFTETYTADQAAGKIAPEWASRLGLPADVVIGVGAFDAHMGAVGGQIEPYHLSKVMGTSTCDMLVAPVEEVEGTLVKGICGQVPGSVIPGMMGMEAGQSAFGDTYAWFKQILRWPLQLLSASAVIDEATAAALQEELGNKIIKELSEAAAKLPLKETDEIAVDWLNGRRTPDANQVVKAAISGLNLGTDAPRIFKALVEATCFGAKAIVDRFVEEGVPVKGLIGLGGVARKAPYIMQVMADVMNMPIRIHRSEQTCAAGAAMFAATAAGLYNKVEDAMAAMGQGFDMEYQPNPVTAPIYAKRYERYKALGKCIS; via the coding sequence ATGTCATCATCATACGTTATAGGAGTTGATTACGGTTCAGATTCTGTCCGTTCAATTATTGTAGATGCTTCCAACGGAACCGAGATCGCTTCCGCCGTTTTTTATTATCCCAGGTGGAAGAAAGGCCTGTATTGCAATCCTGCAGAAAATCAGTTCAGGCAGCACCCGCTCGATTACATAGAAGGGCTTGAAACAACGATCAAAGATTGTTTGGCCAAAGCCGGCAAAAACATTGCCGCAAACGTAACGGCAATATCGGTAGATACAACAGGCTCCACACCGGTGGCAGTTGATAAAACAGGCACTCCCCTGGCGCTTACACCAGGTTTTGAAGAAAACCCGCATGCCATGTTTGTATTGTGGAAAGATCATACTGCAACAGGTGAGGCAGCAGAGATCAATGCACATGCCACCAGATACCCCATTAATTATTTGCAGTATGTAGGTGGTATTTATTCATCAGAATGGTTCTGGGCCAAATTGCTGAGGATATTGCGCACAGATGAAAATGTACGTGCTGCCTGCTGCTCATGGGTAGAGCATTGCGACTGGATTCCGTTTCTCCTGACAGGTGGCACAGATATAAAACAAATGAAACGCGGCGTATGTTCTGCGGGGCACAAGGCTTTGTGGGCAGCTGAATTCAATGGTTTGCCGCCCGCAACATTCTTTAAGGAACTAGATCCGTTGTTAGATGGCTTTACAGAGAAATTATTTACTGAAACATATACGGCCGACCAGGCCGCTGGAAAGATTGCACCTGAATGGGCATCCCGCCTGGGCCTGCCTGCAGATGTTGTAATTGGCGTAGGCGCCTTTGATGCGCACATGGGTGCTGTTGGCGGGCAAATTGAACCGTACCACCTCAGTAAGGTTATGGGTACTTCCACATGCGATATGCTGGTAGCACCGGTGGAAGAAGTAGAAGGCACACTTGTAAAAGGTATTTGCGGCCAGGTGCCCGGTTCTGTAATACCGGGCATGATGGGTATGGAAGCCGGTCAGTCTGCTTTTGGAGATACCTATGCATGGTTTAAACAAATCCTCCGGTGGCCTTTGCAGTTGTTGTCAGCGTCTGCTGTAATAGATGAAGCAACGGCGGCAGCCCTGCAGGAAGAACTGGGCAATAAGATTATCAAAGAACTTTCTGAGGCGGCGGCAAAACTGCCGTTAAAAGAAACAGATGAGATTGCGGTCGACTGGCTCAATGGCCGGCGCACGCCTGATGCAAACCAGGTTGTAAAAGCCGCGATCAGCGGGTTAAATCTTGGTACAGATGCGCCGCGTATTTTTAAGGCCCTCGTAGAAGCAACATGCTTCGGTGCCAAGGCAATCGTTGATCGCTTTGTGGAAGAAGGTGTGCCTGTAAAAGGGCTTATTGGTTTGGGTGGCGTTGCAAGAAAAGCGCCCTACATTATGCAGGTAATGGCAGATGTAATGAACATGCCCATCCGTATTCACCGGTCTGAGCAAACCTGTGCGGCAGGTGCAGCAATGTTTGCAGCAACGGCAGCCGGTTTATACAACAAGGTAGAAGATGCAATGGCGGCAATGGGTCAGGGGTTCGATATGGAGTATCAACCTAACCCCGTTACAGCTCCGATATACGCAAAGCGTTATGAGCGGTATAAAGCATTGGGTAAGTGCATCAGTTAG
- the araA gene encoding L-arabinose isomerase: MKQFNYASNDGSKPLGKLEVWFFTGSQHLYGEETLKQVAAHSQEIAEALNAAAVIPVTIVYKPTVKSTEEIYAICQEANTAANCIGMIAWMHTFSPAKMWINGLKILQKPMLHLHTQYNRDIPWNDIDMDFMNLNQSAHGDREFGFMVSRMRIRRKVVVGHWQSTAVHEQIEVWSRAAAGWYDWQGAKFVRFGDNMRYVAVTDGDKVEAELKFGFAVNTHGIGDLVKVINAVEEKDIDALCEVYETAYLVQDSLKKSGAQHGSLREAAKIEIGLRTFLEAGGYKGFTDSFEDLHGMIQLPGLPVQRLMNEGYGFAGEGDWKTPALVRAMKVMAAGLKGGNSFMEDYTYHFEPGNEMVLGSHMLEICESIAKDKPKCEIHALGIGGKADPVRLVFDVAGGQALNASLVDMGNRFRLIVNTVEAAAPQHALPKLPVARVLWKPHPNMADGCAAWIYAGGAHHTAYSQNLTGAHLEDFADMAGIEYVIIDEATTLRALKNELRWSDVYYQLNRQ; encoded by the coding sequence ATGAAGCAATTCAATTATGCTTCCAATGATGGAAGCAAGCCACTTGGAAAACTGGAAGTTTGGTTTTTTACAGGAAGCCAGCATTTGTATGGCGAAGAAACATTGAAACAGGTTGCTGCCCACTCGCAGGAAATTGCGGAAGCTTTGAATGCTGCTGCAGTTATACCGGTTACAATCGTGTATAAACCCACTGTAAAATCCACGGAGGAAATATATGCCATTTGCCAGGAGGCAAACACCGCCGCCAACTGCATCGGAATGATTGCATGGATGCATACTTTCTCGCCTGCAAAAATGTGGATCAACGGATTGAAGATTTTGCAGAAACCTATGCTGCACCTGCATACACAATACAACAGGGATATTCCATGGAATGATATTGACATGGATTTCATGAACCTGAACCAGAGTGCTCATGGTGACAGGGAATTTGGTTTTATGGTTAGCCGTATGCGCATAAGGAGAAAAGTAGTGGTGGGGCATTGGCAGAGTACTGCAGTACATGAGCAGATAGAAGTTTGGAGCCGTGCAGCAGCAGGGTGGTACGACTGGCAGGGTGCCAAATTTGTGCGTTTTGGAGACAATATGCGCTATGTGGCAGTTACCGATGGCGATAAAGTAGAAGCAGAGCTGAAGTTTGGATTTGCGGTAAATACGCATGGTATAGGAGACCTTGTAAAAGTTATTAACGCAGTAGAGGAGAAAGACATTGATGCATTGTGCGAGGTTTATGAAACAGCATATCTAGTACAGGATAGTTTAAAAAAATCAGGGGCACAGCATGGATCTTTAAGAGAAGCCGCAAAGATTGAAATAGGTCTGCGTACTTTTCTTGAGGCAGGTGGCTACAAAGGCTTTACTGATTCTTTTGAAGACCTGCACGGCATGATACAACTTCCCGGTTTGCCTGTACAAAGGCTGATGAACGAGGGTTACGGTTTTGCGGGGGAAGGCGACTGGAAAACGCCGGCGCTGGTGAGAGCCATGAAAGTGATGGCCGCAGGCCTGAAAGGGGGTAACTCTTTTATGGAAGACTACACTTATCATTTTGAGCCAGGCAATGAAATGGTACTGGGGTCTCATATGCTGGAAATATGCGAAAGCATAGCAAAAGATAAACCCAAATGCGAAATACATGCACTGGGTATTGGTGGAAAAGCTGATCCTGTGAGACTTGTATTTGATGTTGCAGGCGGCCAGGCACTCAATGCATCGCTGGTGGATATGGGCAACCGCTTCAGGTTGATTGTAAATACGGTGGAAGCAGCAGCGCCACAACATGCATTGCCAAAGCTGCCGGTAGCCAGGGTTTTATGGAAACCACACCCAAACATGGCAGACGGTTGTGCTGCATGGATCTATGCCGGCGGCGCACACCACACGGCTTACAGCCAGAACCTTACCGGTGCACACCTGGAAGATTTTGCTGACATGGCTGGCATTGAGTATGTGATCATAGACGAGGCAACAACACTGCGTGCATTGAAAAATGAATTAAGGTGGAGCGATGTTTATTACCAGCTTAACAGGCAGTAA